One genomic region from Enoplosus armatus isolate fEnoArm2 chromosome 17, fEnoArm2.hap1, whole genome shotgun sequence encodes:
- the LOC139299968 gene encoding peptidyl-prolyl cis-trans isomerase FKBP10-like — protein sequence MALMIYPLLMFLRAVTVSSNPGPLVDVVVDRYEIPKVCPREVQTEDFIRYHFNGTFDADGKKFDSSHDRGKAFISQVGLGRLITGMDRGLQGMCVNERRRITIPPHLAFGSIGTGGIIPPDAVLVYDVLLLDIWSTEDKVQIRTLSKPAGCNRTAVASDFVRYHYNGTLLSGAAFDSSHSRNATYDTYLGQGDLIKGMDEGLLGMCVGERRIIIVPPFLAYGESGSGTQVPPQATLVFEVLMVDVFNPKDDLIVEVKEVPEGCTRRTVTGDYIRYHYNGTFQDGKAFDSSYQRNSTYNTYVGRGYVIRGMDKALLGLCTGEKRRITIPPHMAYGEDGVGDLIPGSAVLVFDIHVIDFHNPKDLVQIKVTHKSQECIMTSEADDWIQYRYNCSLMDGTLLYSSDHYDSPSITTLGANKVIPGLEEGLSGMCVGERREVVVPPHWGHGENGAGGVPGSAVLFFELELVELQKGVPEGYMFVWLGDSPHPIFPAMDLNGDKEVPLEEFSVFIMLQVKEGKGRLRPGADVNSIIEDMFNNQDSNKDGKIVEDELKLKVDEAAEQVRRDEL from the exons ATGGCTCTGATGATATATCCGCTTTTAATGTTCCTCCGTGCGGTTACTGTGAGCAGCAACCCGGGGCCGTTAGTGGACGTTGTTGTCGATCGGTACGAGATACCGAAAGTTTGTCCTCGAGAGGTGCAAACAGAGGATTTTATCCGTTATCACTTTAACGGTACCTTCGATGCAGACGGCAAGAAGTTTGACTCCAG TCATGACCGAGGCAAAGCCTTCATCAGCCAGGTCGGCCTGGGCAGACTCATCACAGGGATGGACCGTGGTCTTCAGGGCATGTGTGTCAATGAACGCAGGAGGATCACAATCCCCCCACACCTGGCCTTCGGAAGCATCGGAACAG GTGGTATAATTCCTCCCGATGCTGTGTTGGTGTATGACGTTCTCCTGCTGGACATCTGGAGCACTGAGGACAAGGTCCAGATCCGCACACTCAGCAAACCTGCGGGCTGCAACCGCACCGCTGTGGCATCAGATTTTGTCCGTTATCACTATAATGGCACCCTGCTGTCTGGTGCAGCCTTCGACTCCAG TCACTCGAGGAATGCAACCTATGACACCTACTTGGGGCAGGGCGACCTCATCAAAGGCATGGACGAGGGTCTTTTGGGCATGTGTGTTGGGGAGAGAAGGATCATCATCGTCCCACCCTTCCTGGCGTATGGAGAGAGCGGCTCTG GGACTCAGGTCCCTCCTCAGGCTACGCTGGTGTTCGAGGTGCTGATGGTTGATGTGTTCAACCCTAAGGATGATCTGATtgtggaggtgaaggaggtgcCTGAAGGCTGCACCCGTAGGACGGTGACTGGAGATTACATCCGCTACCACTACAACGGCACCTTCCAGGATGGCAAGGCCTTCGACTCGAG CTACCAGCGAAACAGCACCTATAACACTTACGTCGGCAGGGGATATGTGATCCGAGGGATGGACAAAGCCCTGCTTGGGCTGTGCacgggagagaagagaaggattACCATCCCTCCTCACATGGCGTATGGTGAAGACGGAGTTG GAGACCTCATTCCTGGCTCTGCGGTGCTGGTCTTTGACATTCATGTCATTGATTTCCACAACCCcaaagacctggtccagattAAAGTCACCCACAAGTCTCAGGAATGCATCATGACCAGTGAAGCTGACGATTGGATTCAGTATCGTTATAATTGCTCCTTGATGGACGGCACCCTGCTGTACTCCTC GGACCATTACGACTCACCTTCCATCACGACTCTCGGAGCAAACAAGGTGATCCCGGGTCTGGAGGAAGGTTTGAGTGGCATGTGTGTGGgcgagaggagggaggtggttGTTCCGCCACACTGGGGACATGGTGAAAATGGAG CTGGAGGAGTTCCCGGGAGTGCAGTGCTCTTCTTTGAGCTGGAGTTAGTGGAGCTGCAGAAGGGTGTGCCTGAAGgctacatgtttgtgtggctgGGAGACAGCCCCCATCCCATCTTCCCTGCTATGGACCTCAATGGTGACAAAGAGGTTCCTCTAGAGGAG TTTTCAGTGTTCATCATGCTCCAAGTCAAAGAGGGCAAAGGTCGTCTTCGGCCAGGGGCCGATGTCAACAGCATCATTGAGGATATGTTCAATAACCAGGACAGCAATAAAGATGGGAAGATTGTGGAAGATGAACTGAAACTTAAGGTGGACGAGGCGGCTGAACAAGTGAGACGAGACGAGTTATAA